In Arthrobacter sp. UKPF54-2, the following are encoded in one genomic region:
- the mgtA gene encoding magnesium-translocating P-type ATPase, translating into MPQLETREAASPPLTIADAAQTDAARVLARLGSGARGLDHAEAAERLAVLGPNAVRTHEASGWSVLGRQFRSPILILLLVTAGLSLFLGDATNSIVIGVILLVSVGLGFSNEFRAERAAEALHSRVTHTAVVLRDGTAREVNVTALVPGDVVQLGLGAIIPADLRLLAVKDLLCDESILTGESLPVGKDPAPVAGGVALGDLTSCLFMGTVIQSGGCTGVVVATGARAEFGRIALGLGERQPQTEFQLGLKRFSFLLLQVAIGLTSLIFIANLLLQRPVIESLLFSLAIAVGITPQLLPAVVSTSLATGTRQLAKRRVLVKRLVCIEDLGDMDILVTDKTGTLTEGRISFTAALPVAGGVSAEQLFTLGLLATEADYAEAKRSVIGQNPLDAALWESPQAAAFEPARFERLDVIDFDHQRRRTSVLVRDAGGPARIITKGSPEDVLALCGATPAAVQALLDEQFDAGSRVVAVATRDAAGLEDMSQADEKDLALAGFLVFLDKPKANARESLDRLEALGITVKIATGDNAKVAERVCDELGVLSGGTITGAEAEAMSDPELSAAAREASIFARVSPEQKARIIRLLRQSGGAVGFMGDGVNDALALHQADIGISVDSATDVAKDAADVVLLDKDLGVLADGVMEGRRIFANTIKYVLMGTSSNFGNMFSAATASVVLSFLPMLPGQILLNNLLYDTGQLAIPGDRVDKEQLLAPAHWNIAFIRRFMFLFGPISSVFDFATFALMLFVFDAVPGEFRAGWFIESIATQTLIIFAIRTRRVPFLRSRPSLGLLCASLGVVALGVFLPLSPLAGVLGFDPLPVPFFLALLGMTVVYLVLVEIAKQWFFSRAAQQPAVPVLPRVRRRGKDHHVARRAARFSTTNAATAHARRAPLAPRRGRPGRGKRNRVQGPSHPRNS; encoded by the coding sequence ATGCCACAGCTCGAAACCCGGGAGGCCGCCTCCCCGCCCCTGACCATCGCCGACGCCGCTCAGACCGACGCGGCCAGGGTGCTTGCCCGCCTGGGGTCGGGCGCGCGCGGGCTGGACCACGCCGAAGCGGCGGAGCGGCTTGCGGTGCTGGGGCCGAACGCGGTCCGCACCCACGAGGCAAGCGGCTGGTCCGTGCTGGGCAGGCAGTTCCGCAGCCCCATCCTGATCCTGCTGCTCGTCACCGCCGGGCTCTCGCTCTTCCTCGGGGATGCCACCAACTCGATCGTGATCGGGGTCATCCTGCTCGTCAGCGTGGGCCTGGGCTTCAGCAACGAATTCCGGGCCGAACGGGCGGCCGAGGCCCTGCATTCGCGGGTCACGCACACCGCCGTCGTGCTCCGGGACGGGACCGCCCGCGAGGTGAACGTCACCGCCCTGGTGCCCGGCGACGTCGTGCAGCTGGGGCTCGGAGCCATCATCCCGGCGGACCTGCGGCTGCTGGCCGTCAAGGACCTGCTCTGCGACGAGAGCATCCTGACGGGGGAGTCGCTGCCGGTCGGCAAGGATCCCGCCCCGGTGGCCGGCGGGGTCGCACTGGGCGACCTGACATCGTGCCTGTTCATGGGCACCGTGATCCAGTCCGGCGGCTGCACCGGGGTGGTGGTGGCAACCGGGGCCCGGGCGGAATTCGGCCGGATCGCACTGGGCCTGGGCGAGCGGCAGCCGCAGACCGAGTTCCAGCTCGGGCTCAAGCGCTTCTCCTTCCTGCTGCTGCAGGTCGCCATCGGGCTGACCTCGCTCATCTTCATCGCGAACCTGCTGCTCCAGCGCCCGGTGATCGAATCCCTGCTGTTCTCCCTGGCCATCGCCGTGGGGATCACCCCGCAGCTCCTGCCCGCCGTCGTCAGCACCAGCCTCGCCACGGGCACCCGGCAGCTGGCCAAACGCAGGGTGCTGGTCAAACGCCTGGTCTGCATCGAGGACCTCGGCGACATGGACATTCTGGTCACGGACAAGACCGGGACCCTGACGGAGGGCCGGATCAGCTTCACCGCGGCCCTACCGGTGGCCGGCGGCGTGTCAGCGGAGCAGCTGTTCACCCTCGGGCTGCTCGCCACCGAGGCGGACTACGCGGAGGCGAAGCGTTCCGTGATCGGGCAGAACCCGCTGGACGCCGCACTCTGGGAGTCCCCGCAGGCCGCGGCCTTCGAACCCGCCCGCTTCGAACGGCTCGACGTGATCGATTTCGACCACCAGCGCCGGCGGACCAGCGTGCTGGTCCGCGACGCCGGCGGCCCCGCCCGGATCATCACCAAGGGCTCGCCGGAGGACGTGCTGGCCCTGTGTGGCGCCACGCCGGCCGCGGTGCAGGCCCTGCTGGATGAACAGTTCGACGCCGGCTCCCGGGTTGTGGCGGTGGCGACCAGGGACGCGGCCGGGCTGGAGGACATGTCACAGGCCGACGAAAAGGATCTGGCCCTGGCCGGGTTCCTGGTCTTCCTCGACAAGCCCAAGGCCAATGCGCGGGAGTCCCTGGACCGGCTCGAGGCGCTGGGCATCACGGTCAAGATCGCCACCGGGGACAACGCCAAGGTGGCGGAGCGGGTCTGCGACGAGCTCGGGGTGCTCTCCGGCGGGACCATCACCGGCGCCGAGGCGGAGGCCATGTCCGATCCGGAGCTCAGCGCCGCCGCCCGCGAGGCCAGCATCTTCGCCCGCGTCTCGCCGGAGCAGAAGGCCCGGATCATCCGGCTGCTGCGCCAGAGCGGCGGAGCCGTCGGGTTCATGGGCGACGGCGTGAACGATGCGCTCGCGCTGCACCAGGCGGACATCGGCATCTCCGTGGACAGCGCTACGGACGTCGCCAAGGACGCCGCCGACGTCGTGCTCCTCGACAAGGACCTCGGCGTGCTGGCCGACGGCGTGATGGAGGGCCGGCGGATCTTCGCCAACACGATCAAGTACGTGCTGATGGGCACCTCCAGCAACTTCGGCAACATGTTCAGCGCGGCGACGGCGTCCGTGGTGCTCAGCTTCCTGCCGATGTTGCCCGGCCAGATCCTGCTCAACAACCTGCTCTACGACACCGGCCAGTTGGCCATCCCCGGCGACCGGGTGGACAAGGAACAGCTGCTGGCCCCGGCCCACTGGAACATCGCCTTCATCCGGCGCTTCATGTTTCTCTTTGGCCCCATCAGCTCCGTCTTCGACTTCGCGACGTTCGCCTTGATGCTGTTCGTCTTCGACGCTGTCCCGGGGGAGTTCCGGGCCGGCTGGTTCATCGAGTCCATCGCCACCCAGACGCTGATCATCTTCGCGATCCGGACCCGCCGGGTCCCCTTCCTCCGCAGCCGCCCCTCGCTCGGACTCCTGTGCGCCTCGCTGGGCGTGGTGGCCCTGGGGGTGTTCCTGCCGCTGTCCCCGCTCGCCGGTGTGCTGGGCTTCGATCCGTTGCCGGTGCCCTTCTTCCTGGCTCTGCTGGGCATGACCGTGGTGTACCTGGTGCTGGTGGAGATTGCCAAGCAGTGGTTCTTCTCCCGTGCCGCCCAGCAGCCCGCGGTGCCTGTACTGCCGCGGGTCCGCCGCCGGGGCAAGGACCACCACGTGGCCCGGCGCGCGGCACGCTTCAGTACGACGAACGCCGCCACGGCGCACGCCCGCCGGGCACCGTTGGCGCCCCGCCGGGGCAGGCCGGGCCGGGGCAAGCGAAACCGGGTACAAGGGCCCTCACATCCACGGAACTCCTGA
- a CDS encoding triacylglycerol lipase — protein sequence MSSVLRLAGWWARDYAYAAGRQLRSALSRVGPEEFLSGAGRPVVVIPGIFEDWRFMLPLIRELHGAGHPVHVVTVLQRNRLAVPKAAALIAGYLGDRDLRDTLIVAHSKGGLIGKYVMMSLDPEQRVTRMVAVGSPFSGSRYAGYMLLPSLRALSPRSAVTVQLSREQRVNERITSVYGLFDPHIPEGSVLPGARNVLLDTGGHFRILAHEVTIRTVLAEAAAPPAPRVAATPKARGPEG from the coding sequence GTGAGTTCGGTGCTCCGGCTCGCCGGCTGGTGGGCCCGGGACTACGCCTACGCCGCCGGCCGGCAGCTGCGCAGTGCGTTATCCCGGGTGGGCCCCGAGGAGTTCCTCAGCGGCGCGGGCCGGCCCGTGGTGGTGATCCCCGGCATCTTCGAGGACTGGCGCTTTATGCTGCCGCTGATCCGGGAGCTGCACGGAGCCGGGCATCCGGTGCATGTGGTGACGGTGCTCCAGCGCAACCGGCTTGCCGTCCCGAAAGCGGCGGCCCTGATTGCCGGCTACCTCGGGGATCGGGACCTGCGGGACACCCTGATCGTCGCCCACAGCAAGGGCGGACTGATCGGCAAATACGTGATGATGTCGCTGGATCCGGAGCAGCGGGTCACTCGGATGGTCGCGGTCGGGTCCCCGTTTTCGGGCTCGCGTTACGCGGGCTACATGCTGCTGCCGAGCCTGCGGGCTCTGTCCCCGCGCAGCGCGGTCACCGTCCAGCTCTCCCGCGAACAACGCGTCAACGAGCGGATCACCTCCGTCTACGGGCTCTTCGACCCGCACATCCCGGAGGGCAGTGTGCTCCCCGGTGCCCGGAACGTACTGCTGGACACGGGCGGCCACTTCCGGATTCTCGCCCATGAGGTCACCATCAGGACGGTCCTGGCGGAGGCGGCGGCGCCGCCGGCGCCCCGGGTGGCTGCAACGCCAAAGGCCCGCGGCCCGGAGGGCTAA
- a CDS encoding GAF and ANTAR domain-containing protein yields the protein MVSESTATSINQHLHQLVLNSADVEEFLGELARVSARSLSEPGDEILCGITLLRQRKAATVASSSAAAQAMDEIQYGFGDGPCVTASREQVTVHIADLDGDSRWPQCAARVREHGMRSILAVPFLLDGETRAALNLYSHRPHRFDERAQQLASIFVSQTTMALGLAVRFAHFSETAVNLKATLETRTAIDVAIGIIMAQNRCSQAEAFELLKTASSTRNVKLHTVAAAIVDAMGHGPARTHFED from the coding sequence GTGGTAAGCGAGTCAACCGCAACATCGATCAACCAGCACCTGCATCAGCTTGTGTTGAACAGCGCCGACGTGGAGGAATTCCTCGGCGAGTTAGCCAGGGTTTCGGCGCGCAGCCTGTCCGAGCCCGGCGATGAAATCCTGTGTGGGATCACCCTGCTCCGGCAGCGCAAGGCGGCCACCGTCGCCAGCAGCAGCGCCGCCGCACAGGCCATGGACGAGATCCAGTACGGCTTCGGCGACGGCCCCTGCGTGACGGCATCCCGGGAACAGGTCACGGTGCACATTGCCGACCTGGACGGTGACTCGCGTTGGCCCCAGTGCGCGGCCAGGGTCCGGGAGCACGGCATGCGCTCCATCCTCGCCGTCCCCTTCCTGCTCGACGGCGAAACCCGGGCAGCCCTCAATCTGTATTCGCACCGGCCGCACCGCTTCGACGAAAGGGCCCAGCAGCTGGCCAGCATCTTCGTGAGCCAGACGACCATGGCACTCGGGCTGGCCGTGCGGTTCGCGCACTTCAGCGAAACGGCGGTCAACCTCAAGGCGACGCTGGAGACCCGCACGGCGATCGACGTCGCGATCGGCATCATCATGGCGCAGAACCGGTGCAGCCAGGCCGAGGCGTTCGAGCTGCTCAAGACGGCGTCCAGCACCCGCAACGTCAAGCTGCACACCGTCGCCGCGGCAATCGTTGACGCCATGGGCCACGGTCCGGCGAGGACCCACTTCGAGGATTAG
- a CDS encoding alpha/beta fold hydrolase, with the protein MASNRNETTMSRPVRIEVEAAGHLGHVFASRRPAGTAGEAAVVLIHGIGASHRYLQRLHGLLAESVDTFSIDLPGFGATPRPSHTLSVAEHATYILGALEQLGVTEFVVVGHSMGTQFAVEAARQQPSRIPHVVLMGPVVNDRRRTVAQQALALGRDCLFFESPSSNALVFTDYLRCGPNWYLKNLRVMMDYPIEEKIAGVTAPVLVIRGANDPVAPADWCRRLAARAASATFLEIEGTGHVVQHNRAVQVADSILGFTGAAASGNETAQGSTA; encoded by the coding sequence GTGGCGTCGAACAGAAACGAGACCACCATGAGCAGGCCCGTGCGCATCGAGGTCGAGGCCGCAGGACACCTCGGCCACGTCTTCGCCTCCCGGCGGCCGGCCGGCACGGCAGGGGAAGCCGCCGTCGTGCTGATCCACGGGATCGGCGCCTCGCACCGATACCTGCAGAGGCTCCACGGGCTGCTTGCAGAATCGGTGGACACCTTCTCGATCGACCTGCCGGGCTTCGGCGCCACCCCCAGGCCGTCACACACACTCAGCGTGGCGGAGCACGCCACCTATATCCTCGGGGCCCTCGAGCAGTTGGGCGTGACGGAGTTCGTGGTGGTTGGCCACTCGATGGGCACCCAGTTCGCGGTCGAAGCGGCGCGGCAGCAGCCCTCGCGGATCCCGCACGTGGTGCTGATGGGTCCGGTGGTCAACGACCGGCGGCGCACCGTGGCGCAACAGGCCCTGGCGCTCGGCCGCGACTGCCTGTTCTTCGAGAGCCCGTCCTCCAACGCGCTTGTCTTCACCGACTACCTCCGCTGCGGACCAAACTGGTACCTCAAAAACCTGCGGGTCATGATGGACTACCCGATCGAGGAGAAGATTGCAGGCGTCACCGCACCGGTACTCGTGATCCGCGGCGCGAACGACCCGGTAGCGCCGGCGGACTGGTGCCGCCGGCTCGCCGCCCGCGCAGCCTCCGCAACGTTCCTCGAAATCGAGGGAACCGGGCATGTGGTCCAGCACAACCGGGCCGTCCAGGTGGCCGACTCCATCCTCGGCTTCACCGGCGCCGCGGCTTCCGGAAACGAAACGGCCCAGGGGTCTACCGCGTGA
- a CDS encoding type 1 glutamine amidotransferase domain-containing protein, with amino-acid sequence MSEHTIAGKKVAFLLTDGVEQIELTSPWDAVKEAGGEPTLVAPKDGKLQGYDGTEKGETFDVDLAVDQARASDFDALVIPGGVVNADHLRVHKGAQDFVRGFFEQHKPVASICHGPWLLIDAGVVSGRNVTSYHTLQTDLKNAGANWSDEEVVVDQGLVTSRNPHDLPAFNSKLLEEIAEGEHAGQTA; translated from the coding sequence ATGTCGGAGCACACCATTGCAGGCAAAAAGGTCGCGTTTCTGCTGACGGACGGCGTCGAACAGATCGAGCTGACCAGCCCGTGGGACGCCGTCAAGGAAGCCGGTGGCGAACCCACCCTGGTGGCGCCCAAGGACGGAAAATTGCAGGGCTACGACGGCACCGAAAAGGGCGAGACGTTCGACGTCGACCTCGCCGTGGACCAAGCCCGCGCCTCCGACTTCGACGCCCTGGTGATCCCCGGCGGCGTCGTCAACGCCGACCATCTCCGGGTCCACAAGGGTGCCCAGGACTTCGTCCGTGGGTTCTTCGAACAGCACAAGCCGGTGGCCTCGATCTGCCACGGACCCTGGCTGCTGATCGACGCCGGCGTCGTCAGCGGGCGGAACGTGACCTCGTACCACACGCTGCAGACCGACCTGAAGAACGCGGGCGCCAACTGGAGCGACGAGGAAGTGGTGGTGGACCAAGGACTCGTGACCAGCCGGAACCCGCACGACCTGCCCGCGTTCAACAGCAAGCTGCTGGAGGAAATCGCCGAAGGCGAGCACGCCGGCCAGACCGCCTAG
- a CDS encoding VOC family protein: MTTLNPYLGFRDTAKDAMTFYQSVFGGELNMSTFAEFQASEDPAEQDKIMHAMLTSDKGMVLMGADTPNSMDYTPGNNFSVSLSGTDEAELRGYWDKLSDGGTVSMPLEKAPWGDTFGMCKDKFGVDWLVNIAPAAG; encoded by the coding sequence ATGACGACGCTCAATCCCTACCTTGGCTTCCGCGACACCGCGAAGGATGCCATGACCTTCTACCAGTCCGTGTTCGGCGGGGAGCTGAACATGAGCACCTTCGCCGAATTCCAGGCGAGTGAGGACCCCGCCGAGCAGGACAAGATCATGCACGCCATGCTGACCAGCGACAAGGGGATGGTGCTGATGGGGGCCGACACGCCCAACAGCATGGACTACACCCCCGGCAACAACTTCTCGGTCTCCCTCAGCGGCACCGACGAGGCCGAGCTGCGCGGCTACTGGGACAAACTGTCCGACGGCGGAACGGTCAGCATGCCGCTGGAGAAGGCCCCCTGGGGCGACACCTTCGGCATGTGCAAGGACAAGTTCGGCGTGGACTGGCTCGTCAACATCGCGCCGGCCGCCGGCTAG